A single Tumebacillus sp. BK434 DNA region contains:
- a CDS encoding aspartate kinase, which translates to MALIVQKYGGSSVANPERIKRVASRVAETAQAGNRVVVVVSAMGDTTDDLIGLAAQLTGNPSAREMDMLLTTGEQISIALLAMAVQTLGLQSVSLTGGMAGISTEAVHGKARITGIDPARIHRELEAGQVVIVAGFQGMSELGNITTLGRGGSDTTAVALAAAIGADLCEIYTDVDGVYTTDPRVVKAAKKLDRISYDEMLELANLGAGVLHPRAVEFAKQYHVALMVRSSFNKNTGTLVEEEAQMEQGMIVRGIAHDMNVVKVSLVGVKSRIGNLHQIFRALAEASVNVDIIVTSVAHEGVSDISFTIEHGDLDTAVPVLESLLPEFGGAGLEMEEDLAKVSIVGAGMISNPGVAAQMFGALAEAGIGIKMVSTSEIKVSCVIDRAHAHEAVQVLHSTFGLDSAETAIVSGLSGNE; encoded by the coding sequence GTGGCGTTGATCGTACAAAAATATGGCGGCTCTTCGGTCGCCAACCCGGAGCGCATCAAGCGCGTGGCGAGCCGGGTGGCGGAGACTGCACAAGCCGGCAACCGAGTGGTGGTCGTCGTTTCGGCGATGGGAGACACCACCGACGATCTGATTGGATTGGCCGCACAGCTGACCGGGAATCCGTCGGCTCGCGAGATGGATATGCTGCTCACCACCGGCGAGCAGATCTCGATCGCTCTTCTGGCGATGGCGGTGCAGACGCTCGGACTGCAAAGCGTCTCGCTGACCGGAGGCATGGCCGGCATCAGCACCGAAGCGGTGCACGGCAAGGCGCGCATCACCGGCATCGACCCGGCGCGGATTCACCGTGAACTGGAGGCGGGGCAGGTGGTGATCGTTGCCGGATTCCAAGGGATGAGCGAGCTTGGCAACATCACGACGCTTGGCCGCGGCGGATCGGATACGACGGCGGTGGCGCTGGCCGCTGCGATCGGCGCCGACCTCTGCGAGATCTACACCGACGTCGACGGCGTATACACGACCGATCCGCGCGTGGTGAAGGCGGCGAAGAAGCTCGACCGCATCTCCTATGACGAAATGCTTGAACTCGCCAACCTCGGCGCCGGGGTGCTGCATCCGCGGGCGGTGGAGTTTGCGAAACAATATCACGTGGCGCTGATGGTGCGCTCCAGCTTTAACAAAAACACCGGGACGCTGGTCGAGGAGGAAGCTCAGATGGAACAGGGAATGATCGTGCGTGGCATCGCCCACGATATGAACGTGGTCAAGGTGTCGCTCGTCGGCGTGAAGAGCCGCATCGGCAACTTGCATCAAATCTTCCGCGCGCTGGCGGAAGCGTCGGTCAACGTCGACATCATCGTCACGTCGGTGGCGCATGAAGGGGTGTCTGACATCTCCTTCACCATCGAGCACGGCGACTTGGACACGGCCGTTCCGGTGCTGGAGAGCCTGCTGCCTGAATTTGGCGGGGCCGGTTTGGAAATGGAAGAAGATCTGGCGAAAGTGTCGATCGTCGGTGCCGGCATGATCTCCAATCCGGGCGTTGCCGCGCAGATGTTTGGCGCGTTGGCGGAAGCGGGTATCGGGATCAAGATGGTCTCAACGTCGGAGATCAAAGTCTCTTGCGTCATCGACAGAGCGCACGCCCATGAAGCGGTGCAGGTGCTGCACTCGACGTTCGGTCTGGACAGCGCCGAGACGGCCATCGTGTCCGGCTTGAGCGGGAATGAGTAA
- a CDS encoding aspartate kinase has translation MALIVQKFGGTSLAGPEQIRQAACRVQETVRNGYEAVVVVSAMGHTTDQLLGLAGQLTDQPCRRELDMLLVTGEQVSAALLALALQALGVPSVSLNGAMAGIRTEDLHGEAQILSIDPLRIRAELQAGRVVIVTGFQGVNPAGDPTTLGRGGSDTSAVALAAALKAELCEICTDVDGVYTADPNVVPTARMIDRLSYEEMLELATGGAVVLHPRAVETAKANRVPVTVRSSFHAGAGTWIGETKEEAGR, from the coding sequence GTGGCATTGATCGTACAGAAATTTGGTGGCACCTCGCTTGCCGGGCCGGAGCAGATCCGGCAGGCAGCCTGTCGCGTGCAGGAGACGGTGCGCAACGGCTATGAAGCGGTCGTTGTGGTCTCGGCGATGGGACATACGACAGATCAACTCCTCGGGCTGGCCGGGCAATTGACCGATCAGCCTTGTCGCCGCGAGCTCGACATGCTGCTGGTGACCGGGGAGCAGGTCTCGGCAGCCTTGCTCGCCTTGGCCTTGCAAGCGCTCGGCGTGCCCAGCGTGTCCCTGAACGGTGCGATGGCGGGGATTCGCACCGAAGACTTGCACGGGGAGGCGCAGATTCTGAGCATCGACCCGCTCCGCATCCGGGCGGAGCTGCAGGCCGGCCGGGTGGTGATCGTGACCGGATTTCAAGGCGTGAACCCGGCCGGCGACCCGACGACGCTCGGGCGCGGCGGTTCGGACACTTCTGCGGTGGCGCTGGCGGCCGCCTTGAAGGCGGAGCTGTGTGAGATCTGCACCGATGTGGATGGGGTCTACACCGCCGATCCTAACGTCGTGCCGACCGCCCGCATGATCGATCGCCTGAGCTATGAAGAGATGCTGGAGCTGGCGACCGGCGGCGCGGTGGTGCTCCATCCCCGGGCGGTGGAGACGGCGAAAGCGAATCGGGTGCCGGTCACGGTGCGCTCCTCGTTCCATGCCGGAGCGGGCACATGGATCGGTGAAACAAAGGAGGAAGCGGGACGATGA
- a CDS encoding homoserine O-acetyltransferase produces the protein MSVLQIGAVELESGAVLPDVEIAYAAYGTLNERGDNAILVCHALTGDAQADQWWAPLIGPGKVLDINRYYVVCSNVLGGCAGSTGPKTRPAFPTVTIRDMVAAQKRLLEQLGVRCLQLVLGGSMGGLQAIEWAVSDPKFVRRCAPIAASAKLSALAIAYNHVMREAILIGGPAGFALARKIGMITYRSFDLFEARFGREVKHPQAPLGETVFQIESYLEHMGQKLLGRFDASSYLCLLQAMNLHDIGRGRGGEIEALKRIEADVLWVGIDTDHLYPPQEQRSWARRLARLGKNVTYRELYSEYGHDAFLVEGEQLSALIEEFLAETGGN, from the coding sequence ATGAGCGTGCTGCAGATTGGCGCAGTGGAATTGGAAAGCGGGGCGGTGCTGCCCGATGTGGAGATCGCGTATGCGGCGTACGGTACGCTTAACGAACGCGGCGACAATGCGATTCTCGTCTGCCACGCCTTGACCGGAGATGCGCAGGCCGACCAGTGGTGGGCGCCGCTGATCGGACCGGGGAAGGTCTTGGACATCAATCGGTATTATGTGGTCTGTTCGAACGTGCTCGGCGGCTGTGCAGGCTCGACCGGGCCCAAGACGCGCCCGGCGTTCCCGACGGTGACCATCCGCGACATGGTCGCGGCGCAGAAGCGCTTGCTGGAGCAGCTCGGCGTGCGTTGCCTGCAGTTGGTGCTCGGCGGCTCGATGGGCGGGTTGCAGGCGATCGAATGGGCGGTCAGCGATCCGAAGTTCGTGCGCCGCTGTGCCCCGATCGCGGCGTCTGCAAAGCTCTCGGCGCTGGCGATCGCTTACAACCACGTCATGCGTGAAGCGATCCTGATCGGCGGCCCGGCCGGCTTTGCCCTGGCCCGCAAGATTGGCATGATCACCTACCGTTCCTTTGACCTGTTCGAAGCGCGCTTCGGGCGCGAGGTGAAACATCCGCAAGCGCCGCTTGGCGAGACGGTGTTTCAGATCGAAAGCTATCTCGAACACATGGGGCAAAAGCTGCTCGGGCGTTTTGATGCAAGCTCCTACCTTTGCCTGCTCCAAGCGATGAACCTGCACGACATCGGACGCGGGCGGGGCGGAGAGATCGAAGCGCTGAAGCGGATCGAAGCGGATGTGCTGTGGGTCGGGATCGACACCGACCACCTCTATCCGCCGCAGGAGCAGAGGTCTTGGGCGAGACGCCTGGCCAGACTGGGCAAAAACGTCACCTATCGCGAGCTGTACTCGGAGTACGGACACGACGCCTTTTTGGTGGAAGGCGAGCAGTTGAGCGCGCTGATCGAAGAATTCTTGGCGGAAACGGGAGGGAATTGA
- a CDS encoding homoserine dehydrogenase, whose translation MKKQVKVGLLGLGTVGGGVYKTLLKNRVTILERTGCAVEVVNVLVRDREKERGFVIDDKVLCLEPQELLGDEQIDIYIEVIGGIHPAKEIIEAALTSKRHVITANKELMAKHGAQLLRLAEQNGVHLLFEASVAGGIPVIHMLQGYLTANRVHEISGILNGTSNYILTEMTKTGRSFPEVLAEAQALGYAEADPTSDVEGYDAAYKLAILTNLAYDACVEVEAIDRQGISAISGHDLLLAERMGYAVKLIGHVQEQDGAVQLSVKPRLLPSAHPLARVGDVFNAVTLRADVVGDLTLIGRGAGELPTASAVIEDLTALLTQGDTIRRPSWKRPLAAAAKRPEQTGCYFLSLTSCPEQAQELALAVQRAVESAGGLVADYRTAVAADGLHHAWLLGGVTEEQVHRTVEYSSQIVAEPLSTLLLNVEGEIKTGVKWEAEASGYETNARYA comes from the coding sequence ATGAAAAAACAGGTAAAAGTAGGTTTGCTGGGACTGGGCACGGTAGGCGGCGGGGTGTATAAGACTTTGCTGAAAAACAGAGTGACGATCCTCGAGCGCACCGGCTGTGCCGTGGAAGTGGTCAACGTCCTCGTCCGCGACCGTGAGAAGGAGCGCGGCTTTGTGATCGATGACAAGGTGCTGTGTTTGGAGCCGCAGGAGCTGCTCGGCGATGAGCAGATCGACATTTATATTGAAGTGATCGGCGGCATCCATCCCGCCAAAGAGATCATCGAAGCCGCCTTGACCAGTAAGCGCCATGTGATCACCGCCAACAAAGAGCTGATGGCCAAACACGGCGCACAGCTGCTGCGATTGGCTGAGCAAAACGGCGTCCATTTGCTGTTCGAAGCGAGCGTCGCCGGAGGCATTCCGGTCATTCATATGCTGCAAGGCTACCTGACTGCCAACCGCGTGCATGAGATCTCCGGCATCTTGAACGGCACGAGCAACTACATTCTGACCGAGATGACGAAGACGGGGCGCAGCTTCCCCGAGGTGCTGGCCGAAGCGCAGGCGCTCGGCTATGCGGAAGCCGACCCGACCTCCGACGTCGAAGGATATGACGCCGCCTACAAGTTGGCGATCCTGACCAACCTCGCCTACGACGCCTGTGTCGAGGTCGAGGCGATCGACCGCCAGGGCATTTCGGCGATCTCCGGTCACGACCTGCTGCTCGCCGAGCGGATGGGCTATGCGGTCAAGCTGATCGGCCATGTGCAAGAGCAGGACGGGGCGGTGCAATTGTCGGTCAAACCGCGCTTGCTGCCGTCCGCTCATCCGCTGGCCCGCGTAGGCGATGTGTTCAACGCTGTCACCTTGCGCGCCGATGTCGTCGGCGACCTGACCCTGATCGGCCGCGGGGCGGGCGAGCTTCCCACGGCGAGCGCGGTGATCGAAGACCTGACCGCCCTGCTCACCCAAGGAGACACCATCCGCCGCCCGAGCTGGAAGCGCCCGCTGGCCGCAGCCGCGAAACGCCCGGAGCAGACCGGCTGCTACTTTCTGTCCCTGACTTCCTGTCCCGAGCAGGCACAGGAGCTGGCTCTGGCTGTGCAGCGCGCGGTCGAGTCGGCGGGCGGTCTGGTCGCCGACTACCGCACGGCCGTTGCAGCCGATGGCCTGCACCATGCGTGGCTGTTAGGGGGAGTTACGGAAGAGCAAGTGCACCGTACGGTCGAATATAGCTCGCAAATCGTCGCTGAGCCGCTGTCGACGCTTCTTTTGAACGTTGAAGGGGAAATCAAGACAGGTGTAAAATGGGAGGCAGAAGCTTCGGGATACGAAACGAACGCCCGTTATGCGTAA
- a CDS encoding succinate dehydrogenase cytochrome b558 subunit → MANKQVSREFLFRRLHSLLGVIPVTLFLVMHLTINSFATKGEQAFNDKVGVLETMPFLPFIEFVFIFLPLIYHGVYGMYVAYTSGYNANKYSWGRNLMFVLQRTSGVFTFIFVIWHLWTTRFSGDAPSFDMVVQIVSSPVGFWFMIIGTIAAVFHLANGLWGFFIHWGVTVGPRAQRVSAYVLMGLFIVLSAVGTSALIAFRDAVA, encoded by the coding sequence GTGGCCAACAAACAAGTTAGCCGAGAGTTCTTATTTCGCCGCTTGCACTCGTTGCTCGGCGTCATTCCGGTCACATTGTTCCTGGTGATGCACCTGACCATCAACTCGTTCGCCACGAAAGGCGAGCAGGCATTTAACGACAAGGTGGGCGTGCTCGAGACCATGCCGTTTTTGCCGTTTATTGAATTCGTTTTCATTTTCCTGCCGTTGATCTATCACGGCGTCTATGGCATGTATGTCGCATATACTTCGGGCTACAACGCGAACAAGTATTCCTGGGGCCGCAACCTCATGTTTGTCTTGCAGCGCACGTCCGGCGTATTCACTTTTATCTTTGTGATCTGGCATCTGTGGACGACCCGCTTCTCAGGCGATGCTCCGTCCTTTGACATGGTCGTGCAGATCGTGAGCTCCCCGGTCGGGTTCTGGTTCATGATCATCGGCACGATCGCAGCAGTGTTCCACTTGGCAAACGGCCTGTGGGGCTTCTTCATCCACTGGGGCGTCACGGTCGGCCCGCGCGCGCAACGCGTCTCCGCGTATGTGCTGATGGGTCTGTTCATCGTGCTGTCCGCAGTCGGCACATCTGCTCTGATCGCTTTCCGCGACGCAGTAGCGTAA
- the sdhA gene encoding succinate dehydrogenase flavoprotein subunit, producing the protein MSNQRVVIVGGGLAGLMATIKVCEAGIPVDLFSLVPVKRSHSVCAQGGINGAVNTKGEGDSPWEHFDDTVYGGDFLANQPPVKAMCDAAPGIIHLMDRMGVMFNRTPEGLLDFRRFGGTKHHRTAFAGATTGQQLLYALDEQVRRFESQGLVQKYEGWEFVQAILDEEGTCRGIVAQDLRSMEMHSFTGDAVILATGGPGLVFGRSTNSIINTGTAASAVYQQGVKYANGEFIQIHPTAIPGDDKLRLMSESARGEGGRVWTYKDGKPWYFLEEKYPAYGNLVPRDIATREIFHVCVDLGLGIDGENMVYLDVSHIPKEMLDVKLGGIMEIYEKFAGDDPRKVPMKIFPAVHYSMGGMWVDYDQMTNIPGLFAAGECEYQYHGANRLGANSLLSAIYGGMVTGPNAVRYIKGLKKSSADVNKSIFETAAKKQEQKYESILKMEGTENPYALHRELGQWMTDNVTVVRHNDRLKKTDEKIQELMERWHKIGMADKSRWENMMAPFTRQLWNMLELARVMTVGALMRDESRGAHYKPEFPDRNDEKFLKSTIATWTPNGPEISYEDIDVSLIPPRLRNYAVDKN; encoded by the coding sequence ATGAGCAACCAACGTGTTGTGATCGTCGGCGGCGGCCTTGCGGGCCTGATGGCGACCATCAAGGTTTGCGAAGCCGGGATTCCGGTCGATCTGTTCTCGTTAGTACCAGTAAAACGTTCTCACTCCGTGTGTGCCCAAGGCGGCATCAACGGCGCGGTCAACACCAAAGGTGAAGGCGACTCGCCGTGGGAACACTTTGACGATACCGTCTACGGCGGCGACTTCCTCGCGAACCAGCCTCCGGTCAAGGCGATGTGCGATGCGGCACCGGGCATCATCCACCTGATGGACCGCATGGGCGTCATGTTCAACCGCACACCGGAAGGTCTGCTCGACTTCCGCCGCTTCGGCGGCACCAAGCATCACCGCACCGCATTCGCAGGCGCAACCACCGGCCAGCAGCTGCTCTACGCGCTCGACGAGCAGGTGCGCCGCTTCGAGTCCCAAGGCCTCGTGCAGAAGTACGAAGGCTGGGAGTTCGTGCAGGCGATCCTCGATGAGGAAGGCACTTGCCGCGGCATCGTGGCACAAGACCTGCGCTCGATGGAGATGCACTCCTTCACGGGTGACGCTGTCATCCTCGCGACCGGCGGCCCGGGCCTCGTGTTCGGCCGTTCCACCAACTCGATCATCAACACCGGCACCGCAGCATCCGCTGTGTACCAGCAAGGTGTAAAATACGCCAACGGTGAGTTCATCCAGATCCACCCGACCGCGATCCCGGGCGACGACAAGCTGCGCCTGATGTCCGAGTCGGCGCGCGGCGAAGGCGGCCGCGTCTGGACGTACAAAGACGGCAAACCGTGGTACTTCCTCGAAGAAAAGTACCCGGCATACGGCAACCTCGTGCCGCGTGACATCGCGACCCGCGAGATCTTCCATGTCTGCGTCGACCTTGGCCTCGGCATCGACGGCGAAAATATGGTCTACCTCGACGTTTCGCACATTCCGAAAGAAATGCTCGACGTAAAGCTTGGCGGTATCATGGAGATCTACGAAAAGTTTGCCGGTGACGACCCGCGCAAAGTTCCGATGAAGATCTTCCCGGCCGTTCACTACTCGATGGGCGGCATGTGGGTCGATTACGACCAGATGACGAACATCCCGGGCCTGTTCGCAGCCGGCGAGTGTGAATACCAGTACCACGGTGCGAACCGCCTCGGCGCTAACTCCCTGCTCTCCGCGATCTACGGCGGCATGGTGACCGGCCCGAACGCAGTCCGCTACATCAAAGGCCTGAAGAAGTCTTCTGCTGACGTCAACAAGTCGATCTTCGAGACGGCTGCGAAGAAGCAGGAGCAAAAATACGAATCGATCCTCAAGATGGAAGGCACCGAGAACCCGTATGCGCTGCATCGCGAACTCGGCCAGTGGATGACCGACAACGTAACTGTTGTTCGTCACAACGACCGTCTGAAGAAGACCGACGAGAAGATCCAAGAGCTGATGGAGCGCTGGCACAAGATCGGCATGGCCGACAAGTCCCGCTGGGAGAACATGATGGCACCGTTCACCCGCCAGCTCTGGAACATGCTCGAACTGGCCCGCGTGATGACTGTCGGCGCCCTGATGCGCGACGAGTCCCGCGGCGCGCACTACAAGCCGGAGTTCCCGGACCGCAATGACGAGAAATTCCTCAAGTCCACCATTGCGACCTGGACGCCGAACGGCCCGGAAATCTCGTACGAAGACATCGACGTATCGCTGATTCCGCCGCGTCTGCGCAACTACGCAGTCGATAAGAACTAA
- the sdhB gene encoding succinate dehydrogenase iron-sulfur subunit, which produces MSQKEIQVIIERQDRADSQPYTQEFRIPYRPNMNVIAILMEIQRNPVDTNGKQSAPVAWESNCLEEICGACMMVINGKPRQACSALVDQLEQPIRLKPARTFPVVRDLVIDRSRMFKALQKVKAWVPIDGTYDLGPGPRMAERDRQWAYELSKCFTCGACVEACPNVNERTSFIGPFAISQVRLFNTHPTGEMHKEDRLEALMGTGGIHECGNSQNCVQVCPKGIPLTTSIAAMNGAVNRHAISSWLKR; this is translated from the coding sequence ATGAGCCAAAAAGAAATTCAAGTCATCATCGAACGTCAAGACCGTGCGGACAGCCAGCCGTATACGCAGGAATTCCGCATACCGTACCGTCCGAACATGAACGTGATCGCAATCCTGATGGAGATCCAGCGCAACCCGGTCGACACGAACGGGAAGCAGTCCGCACCGGTCGCTTGGGAATCGAACTGTCTGGAAGAAATCTGCGGCGCGTGCATGATGGTCATCAACGGCAAGCCGCGGCAAGCGTGCTCGGCGCTGGTCGACCAGCTCGAGCAGCCGATCCGCCTGAAGCCGGCGCGCACGTTCCCGGTCGTCCGCGACCTCGTCATCGACAGAAGCCGCATGTTCAAAGCCCTGCAGAAAGTCAAAGCATGGGTGCCGATCGACGGCACGTATGACCTGGGTCCGGGTCCGCGCATGGCGGAACGCGACCGCCAATGGGCGTACGAGCTGTCCAAGTGCTTCACTTGCGGCGCGTGCGTCGAGGCGTGTCCGAACGTCAACGAGCGCACCTCGTTCATCGGTCCGTTTGCCATTTCGCAGGTTCGCCTGTTCAATACGCATCCGACCGGCGAAATGCACAAGGAAGACCGTCTGGAAGCTCTGATGGGCACCGGCGGCATTCACGAGTGCGGCAACTCGCAAAACTGCGTGCAGGTGTGCCCGAAAGGCATTCCACTGACCACGTCGATCGCTGCGATGAACGGGGCGGTCAACCGCCACGCCATCTCGTCTTGGCTGAAGCGCTAA
- a CDS encoding chemotaxis protein CheX, translating into MHGQIIVPFLESAQQVLQMMTTVALTPGTVATAAPDLHTHHVWIRIDLKGDVDGQVAFGLAPEMALKIASAMMGGFELSQFDEMSQSAVAELANMISGNACMQLSNNGMAIDITPPQVQMGETLVQPMQEIAYMVPLELQELGILEIKLLIA; encoded by the coding sequence ATGCATGGACAGATCATTGTGCCTTTTCTGGAATCTGCACAGCAGGTCTTGCAAATGATGACCACTGTTGCGCTGACGCCGGGAACGGTCGCGACCGCAGCCCCGGACCTGCATACCCATCACGTCTGGATTCGCATCGACTTAAAAGGCGATGTCGATGGACAAGTCGCTTTCGGTTTGGCGCCGGAGATGGCGCTGAAGATCGCTTCGGCGATGATGGGCGGCTTTGAATTGAGCCAATTTGACGAGATGAGCCAAAGCGCCGTCGCGGAACTGGCGAACATGATCAGCGGCAATGCCTGCATGCAGCTCTCCAACAACGGCATGGCGATCGACATCACCCCGCCGCAGGTGCAGATGGGCGAAACGCTTGTGCAGCCGATGCAGGAGATCGCCTATATGGTGCCTCTGGAACTGCAAGAACTGGGCATTTTAGAAATCAAATTATTGATCGCATAG
- a CDS encoding response regulator transcription factor produces the protein MTAGKDARGKSLLTTREREVFELLVQDKTTKDIAEKLFISEKTVRNHISNVMKKLNVKGRSQAVVELVRLGELQI, from the coding sequence GTGACAGCGGGCAAGGACGCACGAGGAAAATCCCTACTTACCACCCGTGAGCGTGAAGTATTTGAACTGCTGGTACAGGACAAAACAACAAAAGACATCGCAGAGAAGCTGTTTATCAGCGAGAAGACGGTACGCAACCACATCTCCAACGTGATGAAAAAGCTCAACGTCAAAGGTCGTTCGCAAGCGGTGGTTGAGTTGGTACGACTCGGAGAACTGCAAATCTGA
- a CDS encoding histidine phosphatase family protein, with translation MSKLYVVRHAQVEIDPKVPAHLWQLSSAGVHSTRELAARESWAKVRTIWHSPEPKAVGTARVIAEQAGLVMKEHAGLHELAFDAGYLSQEEFQSRVGAYFQGGTADPAFEPYHEAEARIAHAVQDIVARSNGQDTAIVSHGRILTVLYSRLLGRRLGPKDWRSIQLPDLSVIDTTTWNVERGFLCSDSH, from the coding sequence ATGAGCAAATTGTACGTCGTGCGCCACGCGCAAGTAGAAATTGACCCGAAAGTCCCGGCTCATCTGTGGCAACTGTCCTCAGCAGGAGTACATTCGACCCGGGAGTTGGCAGCCCGCGAGTCATGGGCGAAGGTGCGGACGATCTGGCACTCGCCGGAGCCGAAAGCGGTCGGCACCGCCCGCGTGATCGCCGAACAAGCCGGGCTGGTGATGAAAGAGCATGCCGGCCTGCACGAGCTGGCGTTCGATGCTGGTTATCTGAGCCAAGAGGAATTTCAGTCGCGGGTCGGGGCTTATTTTCAAGGTGGGACAGCAGACCCCGCGTTCGAACCTTATCACGAGGCAGAAGCGCGCATCGCGCATGCGGTGCAGGACATCGTGGCCAGGTCGAACGGGCAGGACACGGCGATCGTCTCACATGGGCGGATCTTGACGGTGCTGTACTCCCGGTTGCTCGGGCGGCGGCTGGGACCAAAGGACTGGCGGTCGATCCAATTGCCCGATCTGTCGGTGATCGACACAACGACTTGGAACGTGGAGCGGGGGTTCTTATGCAGCGATTCACATTGA
- a CDS encoding NUDIX domain-containing protein gives MQRFTLIPAVHIFFVREGEVLLLRRANTGYEDGNYSVVAGHIDGKEEVRQAAIREAREEAGVEIVPEDVQVVGVMHRLSNDERVDFFVAVERWTGQIRNMEPDKCDDLRWFAWDDLPDNIIPYVRRALQNYRQGNWFDSVGFDREE, from the coding sequence ATGCAGCGATTCACATTGATTCCGGCGGTACATATCTTTTTCGTGCGCGAGGGGGAAGTGCTGCTGTTGCGTCGGGCCAACACCGGCTACGAAGACGGCAACTACAGCGTGGTGGCAGGGCATATCGACGGCAAGGAAGAGGTCAGGCAGGCGGCGATCCGCGAGGCGCGGGAAGAAGCGGGCGTGGAGATCGTGCCCGAGGACGTGCAGGTGGTCGGCGTGATGCACCGGCTGTCCAATGACGAGCGGGTCGACTTTTTTGTGGCGGTAGAACGCTGGACGGGTCAGATTCGCAACATGGAGCCCGACAAGTGCGACGACCTGCGCTGGTTTGCATGGGACGACTTGCCGGACAATATCATTCCATATGTGCGAAGAGCCTTGCAGAATTACCGGCAGGGCAACTGGTTTGACAGCGTGGGATTCGACCGGGAGGAATGA
- a CDS encoding alpha/beta hydrolase: MNEKVQLRGSGLYVEMVGPLDAPPLLYLHGGLGGAGSYDFVHDQGERLSQGVWLIAPDRRGVLRSDPLCPGEQVTVQGLLQDMEDLRVHLGLDRWSVLGHAFGGWLAALYAITYPERVECLLLECPTFDLGLTARSLLQGAALELELMGRRSQAAKCRKLIGETDPAKLWKGCQQALRALGKRAHSLYLHHPDKHHYHRLRAESFLSPELWERGLEVEAQLLAEGRVFQSLLPQLPKLVQPTLLLCGAHDRVFGGEQLEAFQAAVPHAQVACFADSSHVPRFEEPERFAATVIGFLQAQRPRPR; the protein is encoded by the coding sequence ATGAACGAAAAGGTTCAACTACGCGGAAGTGGCCTCTACGTGGAAATGGTTGGACCGCTCGACGCGCCGCCTCTGCTCTATCTGCATGGAGGGCTGGGCGGCGCCGGCTCGTATGATTTTGTGCATGATCAGGGGGAGCGCTTGTCGCAAGGAGTCTGGCTGATCGCACCCGACCGGCGCGGCGTGCTGCGCTCCGATCCCTTGTGTCCCGGCGAGCAGGTCACCGTGCAGGGCCTGCTGCAGGACATGGAAGACTTGCGCGTCCACTTGGGACTGGACCGCTGGTCGGTGCTGGGGCATGCTTTTGGCGGCTGGCTGGCCGCGCTGTATGCGATCACCTACCCGGAACGGGTGGAGTGCCTGCTGCTGGAATGTCCGACGTTCGACCTAGGTCTGACGGCCCGTTCCCTGCTGCAGGGAGCGGCGCTGGAATTGGAGCTAATGGGCAGACGTTCGCAGGCGGCCAAGTGCCGGAAGCTGATCGGCGAGACCGACCCGGCCAAGCTGTGGAAAGGCTGCCAGCAGGCGCTGCGCGCGCTCGGAAAACGCGCACATTCCCTGTATCTGCACCACCCGGACAAACACCACTATCACCGCCTGCGGGCCGAATCGTTCCTGTCCCCGGAGCTCTGGGAGCGCGGCTTGGAAGTGGAAGCGCAGTTGTTGGCCGAGGGGCGCGTTTTTCAATCGCTCCTGCCCCAGCTTCCGAAGCTCGTGCAGCCGACGCTGCTTCTCTGCGGTGCGCATGACCGGGTGTTCGGCGGGGAGCAGTTGGAAGCGTTTCAAGCGGCGGTGCCGCATGCGCAGGTGGCCTGTTTTGCCGACAGCTCGCACGTCCCGCGCTTCGAAGAGCCGGAGCGTTTCGCGGCGACGGTGATCGGATTTTTGCAGGCACAACGACCCCGCCCTCGCTGA